In Calliopsis andreniformis isolate RMS-2024a chromosome 9, iyCalAndr_principal, whole genome shotgun sequence, the genomic window ACAAGGAAGCGAACAGGGGATCCTCTCGAGCCACAGTTCCGCTGGAAGCACAAAGATATACACGCAACGCTATACAATTTGATATCAATCTACTTTAGTGGTATATTAAAACGATTATAAATCTGTGGTGAAGTAGTGAAGAAAGACTCGCATCTACGGAATCCTTTACGAAGGATTTACTGTAAAAGCACAAAAATAGTGATACCTTGTGATAGTACCCATCGGTGACGAGTATAGAATCGAGTCGTAGTCGACTCCTCCGTCGTAGCTGAGGTACACACGATTTTCCAGTCTGATCGTCAACGAAGATCCCAGCAAGATGTCGCACTCGCCAGGTTCTCGAAAACAGCCTCCCAGGCCGAAGATTCAGCTCCCATTGCCAGGGCAATACTTCCCCTCAGCAGGTATGGCGTACGTGCCCACCCCGTATGGGCAGACTCCCATACCCATGACGCCAGTGTCCGGCCAGCCGCAGATGCTCTACTCGAACAGGGCCAGCGAGTTCGTTTTCAGTCAGTTTAAGGGCATCAAAGACCTGACCAAGTCCGGTCTGAGCGTCGGGGAGAAGTGCGCCTTATGGCTGTACGAGAAGGTCCGCTGAAAGAGATATAAATTAATAAACACAGTACATATATGAGAGCACTACTGATCGGTACCGTGTCTTGTGTATAGGTCAGTTCCTGGAGCAAACGATGGTTCACGCACATTTTCTTATTTGTTATCGTGCTTTTGTACAGTATTGGGGGCGCGATGATCTTCGTCACGATCGAAGGAACGAACGAGGACGTCGTGCACTTCAACATACGTAAGGAGAGGTGGGTGGTCGTTTAGTTGAATGGATTGGGGGGACGATTGATTGGGatttttgagaattttggaaaatttgaaaatggatTTGTATGGCTAACTGTTTGCTGACGAGTGAGTTGGATGTTTAAAGATCTTTCGGGCTATGATGTACAGTATTTACTTGTTATGAACAAAGGACCAGCAGAATATGAGAGATGCTCTTTTAATAGGATATAGTTATGGGAAAACAATACATGTGTCGAATTGAAAGAATAAGGGGAAGATTatgttataaaatttatataggTATATTATATTCGAAACAAAAAGAGGAATAAGAATAACAGAGGAGTTCGTAACGAGAAAATACTGTACGTAGATTCATTTATTTAGCTCTGTTATCTGATTTGATTCTTGAGTATGGTTAAATATTCTTATTCCTTTAACAAATCGTGTATGGATCTATATACTCTAGTTTACCTACTGGAAGATTAATTACAGAATGGTAGTAAGCGACGAAGTTTGTGTACATAAGACACAATTCATTCATGTGTTCTATTTAGCTTCGTTTCCAAATTACaagataatcatgcaaatatgatagactttattcatttatttttttattattacttaGATATTTCACATGGAAAGACATTTGGAAGCTCTTATTGAAGCTGCAGTTAGTCATTTCAACTTCCTTTATGACCAAAGTTTTATGCAAATGAGACTATCTCCCTTCGCGACGAGAATCAAACATAAGAATGAAATTTTTCTCGCAATATCATAAGTGTGTCACAAACAATATATTAAAAAGAGTTTTCTGAGttccaattaaaaaataattttcattttccttTATCTGATTACAAATTAAAAATCTTCTTCTTAcgaaaacatttattctcaaaaTTTAGATCTCACAAAATGCTGTACAATCTTACAATGATAAATAAATTGTCCTACAGTAACGACAGATTGACCCTTCTTAATTGAAATAACACGTATATGTCACAGAAAAAGAatacaatgcaaaattaatCATACAAGCTATTCATTCTACGTTCCCACGGGCACGCAAGAACAATTCACGAAGCCCGCGGATTATTGTTTGCGCTTCAAAGTGGCGAATACTCCGCGTTCACCACTCCACATGTAATTCTATCTCTCTTGACTTCAAGATTATTAGTTTATCCCTCCAACTTGAAGCGGCAGGATATCCCGCGTTTTTGCGTGTTGATATTTTTGTCCTTCGTACCAAGGAAAATGAGTTTAGGGCACGTGCACAAGTGTAATGCTGTAGAACGTTATATCGGTCGCTTCATGAAACGACAAATCGACAGTGCTGGAAGAAAATGTGGGGCAATCGAACGCACATTTAAAACGTGCATTGAGCTCGGAATAATATGTTTAACTCTACTCTTTTATCGCCAACAAATTGTCAAATGGCTATTGCTAATCCCTGTATAGCTCTTTTGTTGTTACAACAATGCGAAATTTTATTCAATCGTAATTAAACCAAATTGTTAAAATTTCGATAGGAGTTTTTATTGCACTGAAATTTTTCTTACTCAATGAGTACACAATTTTTCTTACTATTAATTTACAAATATCACTTTTACAATGATCAGTTTCAAAATAACATCgaagtaaatattttttatcaatTTAGATCAACTAGATCAGAGACTAGCACGATCATAAGTACTGGATAACATATAGGGATAGCCTCCAATCGTTAACTAGCTTGGAACCTGATCTGACGATATTACAATTGCATGCCACGCAAAGGTACCTAGAATTGTGGTGATAGAGTTTTACACTgacacaatattcaacattaaAACACTATCAATGAATATTCAAGAAAATATCGGGATTCTGATAATATGGTTTTAATAGAGGTAGGCGCATGTTAATGCATATGAGATAAAAACTGCAAAGCCAGTATTTATAGGCGACTTTTACTTCTTGCATTTA contains:
- the LOC143183015 gene encoding uncharacterized protein LOC143183015 isoform X1; amino-acid sequence: MSHSPGSRKQPPRPKIQLPLPGQYFPSAGMAYVPTPYGQTPIPMTPVSGQPQMLYSNRASEFVFSQFKGIKDLTKSGLSVGEKCALWLYEKVSSWSKRWFTHIFLFVIVLLYSIGGAMIFVTIEGTNEDVVHFNIRKERNKTLTIIRELWNDELLARNSELWNGQARNELMKYEEHLYEFYKRGATDRGQKVWTFWNAVFYCGTIFTTIGSCNFTQVTDKSNVCKK
- the LOC143183015 gene encoding uncharacterized protein LOC143183015 isoform X2 — encoded protein: MSHSPGSRKQPPRPKIQLPLPGQYFPSAGMAYVPTPYGQTPIPMTPVSGQPQMLYSNRASEFVFSQFKGIKDLTKSGLSVGEKCALWLYEKVSSWSKRWFTHIFLFVIVLLYSIGGAMIFVTIEGTNEDVVHFNIRKERNKTLTIIRELWNDELLARNSELWNGQARNELMKYEEHLYEFYKRGATDRGQKVWTFWNAVFYCGTIFTTIGHNESFFCGSPPL